The stretch of DNA TATGGGCGTGTCTGATGAGAACCTCACGATTCGGGCCATTAGCGATGCGGTCATGCATATCCGGCGCAGCAAACTGCCCGACCCCGCCGACATTGGCAACGCAGGTAGTTTTTTCAAGAATCCTGAAATTCCGCAAACGCAGTTCGAAGCCCTGAAAGCGCAACACGACGACCTGCCCGGCTACCCGCTCGCCGACACAGACCGGGTAAAAGTTCCGGCGGGCTGGCTCATCGAACGGGCGGGCTGGAAAGGTTATCGGTCGGGCGATGCGGGCGTTCACGCCAAACAGGCCCTCGTTCTGGTTAACTACGGAAAAGCCACAGGCGACGAAATTCTGAACCTCGCCAGACAAGTGCAATCGTCTGTGCAGGAAAGGTTTGGCATTTCGATTTCGCCGGAGGTGAATGTTATTTAGCCGCAACAAGTAAGAAGGTCGGCATGGTGCGTTTTACCGCTATGAAAACGTACCTAACCTCTATTCTGTTAGCTTTGGGCTTTTCGTCTGTAACACTTGCCCAAACAACACCAACCCGTGTTCAGGTTGCCAACGGCACACTCGAAGGCCGGGTCGAAGCTACTGGCATCCGCTCATTTAAGGGTATTCCATTTGCCCAGCCGCCCGTTGGCGACCTGCGCTGGCGTGAGCCACAACCGCCTAAAAACTGGCAGGGTGTGCGCCAGGCCGACAAGTTTGGTCCCCGCGCCATGCAGCGTCCTATTTTTGGCGATATGAACTTTCGCTCGAACGGCGTCAGCGAAGATTGCCTGTATCTGAACGTCTGGACACCCGCCAAATCAGGCAATGAAAAACTGCCCGTACTTGTCTATTTCTATGGTGGCGGTTTTATGGCAGGCGATGGCTCCGAACCGCGTTACGATGGCGAAAGCATGGCGAAACGCGGCATCGTGGCCCTGACCGTTAATTACCGGCTCAACGTTTTCGGCTTCATGGCACATCCTGAACTCACTAAAGAATCGCCAAACAAGGCATCGGGCAACTACGGCCTGCTCGATCAAAGTGCGGCTTTGCGGTGGGTGCAACAAAACATTGCGGCCTTTGGTGGCGACCCCAAACGCGTGACCATTGCGGGCGAATCGGCGGGGTCGGCATCGGTAAGCGCACAGATGGTGTCGCCATTATCGAAAAATCTGATTGCCGGGGCTATTGGCGAGAGCGGCTCCATCATGGGTACACTAACACCAGTATCGCTGGCCGAAGCCGAAAAAGCTGGCGTTGCCTTTGCCGAAAGTTTAGGAGCTACCTCGCTGGCAGCTCTGCGGGCTTTGTCTGCCGAGCAGGTTCTGGAAGCAACGGCCAAGCCTAACGTGGGGCGGTTTGGTCTGGTTGTCGATGGGTATTTTTTGCCCAAACCAGCGCACGAAATTATGGCGGCTGGCGAACAGGCCCGCGTACCGTTGCTGGCGGGCTGGAACTCCGAAGAAATGAATTACCGCTTTATGCTGGGAGCCGAGCCGATAACGCCGGAGAGCTATAAAAAAGCAGTGGAAAAAGCCTACGGCCCACAAGCCAATGAGGTGCTAAAACTTTACCCTGGGGCGACCGCAGAAGAAGCCATGCAGTCGGCCACCGACCTGTCGGGCGACCGGTTTATTGGCTTCAGCACCTGGAAATGGACCGACATGCACGCCCGAACTGGTGGTGGCAAACCAGTATATCGCTACTACTACGCCCGTCCGCGCCCGGCCATGACCGCCGAAATGGGTAATGCAACGCCCGGCCTGGCTGGTGGCGTTATCCGCAACACCGACACATCGGCCCCGAAAGCACCACCGGCCAAAGGTGCCGTTCACTCCGCCGAAATCGAATATGCGATGGGTAACTTAGCCACTAACAAAGTTTACGCCTGGACACCCGACGACCATAAAGTATCGGAAACGATGCAGGCGTATTTCGCCAATTTCATCAAAACCGGCAATCCCAACGGTTCTGGTCTACCAAAGTGGTCGGCAGTGAAACCGGCTGGCCCCGCCGAAATAATGGTGATCGATGTAAACACCCGCCCAGAAACCGAGAAAAATCGCGAAAGGTATTTGTTTTTAGACAGGTTTATGGTGAGGTAGAGACGCAAGATTTTGCGTCTCTGTGCAGTAAATGCATCGCTGTGCGTGTAAATGCGTCTCTGTGCGTGTAAATGCATCTCGGTGCGTGTAAAACAGAGACGCAAAATCTTGCGTCTCTACTCAAAACACAGCGAAGCCGCGCCGAGTAGTCCAGCGTCGTTGCCGAGCGTGGCTTTTTTGATCGACAGGCCGTTTTTGTAGTACGGATTGAGCCAATAGTCGAGCATTCGGTTTACGGCGGGCATGATGTAGTCGAACGAAGCCGATAGCCCGCCACCGATAAGCACCTGCTTAATATCCAGCACTTTAATTAGTGAAGCCAATGCTTCACCAAGCATTTCGCCCACTTCATCCCAGATTTGCTGCGCCAGTTCGTCGCCTTCAGCGGCTGCGGCTACCAGCCCGGTGGTCGAAATGTCGCCATCGCCCGGTAGCTGGGTTTCGCCTTTAAACTCCTGCCGACGCTGATTTGCCAATTGCAGTAGTTCTACTTTACCGATGTTGCGCTCCAGCACGCGACCATTGCGCGACGGAATATGGCCCGGTTCCATAGCATTACCATCGCCACCCGTAAAAATTTTCTTGTTGATAATGGCTGCTCCGCCCACGCCCGTGCCGAGCGTAATAAAAATATAATTCTCCGTAATTTTTTCCTCAGCGAAGTAGTACTCCCCCAATGCTGCCGCGTTGGCATCATTTGCCAGAAAAAACTGAACTCCCGCAAACCGCCTGGTCAGAATATCAACGATGGGCGTATTGTTGATTTCGGGAATGGCCGTAATCTCAATAGCTACGGTCCGGTCGGCACTGAGCATACCGGGCAGACCGATACCCACGCGTTTCACATCTTTGTTCGCCAGCAGTTGCAGGGCAACGGCATCGCCGAAGCGGTCCATAAAATGGCCTGATTTACGCCAGCTAATGGTATCGTGGCTGTAGAAGTTTGAGATTTTGCCCGTGTCGGCTTCAACGATTCCCATTTTGACGTTTGTGCCGCCAACGTCGATACCTAAGTATTCAGCAGAAGACATATTTTAATTGACAATGTTTGATTCACAATATGTAATTCCAGGGCGGATGAAGTGGAGCGCAATTTACGGTATTACAGCGAACAGCCAACAGGGAGCAACTAACAGCGAACAACCAACAGCCAACAGTGTTGCCAATTTCTTGTATCTGGTTATTCACTGTTGGCTGTTGGTTGTTCGCAGTTGGCTGTCAAATGTCGCCCAACTGCGGTCTGATCAAAATCTCTTCGACAACGGCACTTTTCGATAGCGTGTAGGCAGCCCACGTGCTGTCGGCTACGTCGTCGGGCTTCATGAAGCGGTCTTCGGGCAGGTCGGTGCCTTCCCAACTGGTCGTAAGGGTTGCACCGGGCAGAATGGCCGTTACTTTTACGCCATGCGGTTTCAGTTCTTCGCGCAGTACGCGGCTCATACCCAGCAGCGCAAATTTAGAAATGCAGTATGACCCCCCATTGGTGTAGGCCGTGATGCTGGCCGTTGAACACATCATGAAGATATGCCCCTGACGCCGGGCCATCATCTCGCCTACCAGCCCGCGCGTGAGGTGATACGCACTGGCCACGTTGGTATTCATCAATTGCTCGAACGTACCCTCGGCTTCGTTATGAATCTGACCAGGCTGAAATGTACCCGTATTGTTCACCAGCACGTCGACCGGACGCCCCAGCGATTTTACATAATTAACCAGTTGATTGACGCCCTCGCGGGTCGAGAGGTCGGCAGCAAACGGCAGCATATTCGGCCCGGCCACGCCATCTACTGAGCGGGCGCAAACGATAGCATCGAAACCGTTGGCCGTAAATTTATCGACAATGGCGCGGCCAATGCCTTTGGTGCCGCCCGTTACTACAATGAGTGGATTCATAGCGCAAGTTACGTCAGAAACCATTCTACCTTTGCGGGGGTTCTGACCAATGAGCGATTTGCTCCTTCCTTTTGCTCCCATGTCACGATTAGGTAGCTATTTCATTTTCTTAGGCACACTCTTCCGAAACCGCGAGAAACTCCGGGTATATCTGGGCCTTATTCTCAACGAATGCGTCTCCATCGGCGTCGGGTCAATTTTTATCGTTGCCCTTGTCAATACGTTTATCGGGGCCGTCACCTGCGTGCAAACGGCCTACAACCTGACTAATCCGTTCGTTCCCAAGAACATTATCGCGCTTATCGTGCGCGACAGTACCATTCTCGAACTGGCCCCTACCCTGTCGTGCATTGTACTGGCTGGTAAAGTCGGCTCTAATATTGCAGGCGAATTGGGTACAATGCGCATTACCGAGCAGATCGACGCCCTTGAGGTAATGGGCATTAACTCAAGTTCGTACTTGGTTTTGCCGAAGGTAATTGCCTCTATATTGATGTTTCCGCTGCTGGTGATTATGGCAGCTTTTCTCTCGATTCTGGGCGGTTACATTGCCGGAACGCTGGCAGGCGTGATTTCGCCCGAAGATTACGTGTCGGGGCTGCGGTTCGAGTATAAGCCGTTTGGCGTTACGTTTGCGCTGATCAAAACGGTAGTGTTCGCCTTTCTAATTTCAACGATTTCGGCATATCAGGGCTACAACGTGCGTGGAGGTGCACTCGAAGTGGGCAGCGCATCAACCTCCGCCGTTACCAATAGTTGTATCGCCGTGGTAGCCGCCGACTTTATCCTGACGCAACTCCTGTTGACTTAACGACTGATTGACTGGTTGAGTGACTGAATGGAGCGCAATGGTCTCAATTCAATCAATCAACCACTCAATTAGTCAATCATTCTGATGATTGAGATCAAAAATATAACCAAAACCTTCGGCGACCGGCAGGTGCTGGCTGGTATCGATGGCACATTTCGGCCCGGCGACACAAGCCTGATTATCGGCGGTAGTGGTACGGGTAAAAGTGTGTTGCTCAAGTGCATGATCGGGCTGATAAAACCCGACTCCGGCGAGGTGCTGTATGATGGGCGTAACTTTCTGACCAGCAACATCGACGAGCAGAAAGCCATCCGGCGCGAAATGGGCGTACTATTTCAAGGCTCAGCACTGTTCGACTCGAAGACGGTGCTCGAAAACGTTCGGTTTCCGCTCGATATGCTGACCGAGAAACCCGAAGATGAAAAAGTAGCCCGCGCACACGAATGCCTTCAACGCGTTGGGCTGGAAGGTGCTGCCGACCGGATGCCGTCGGAAATTAGCGGTGGCATGAAAAAGCGCGTCGGCATTGCCCGCTCTATTGTGCTGAATCCCAAGTATTTATTCTGCGACGAACCTAACTCCGGCCTCGATCCGCTTACCTCGATTAAGATTGACCAGCTTATCAAGGAGATCACCGACGAATACAAAATCACGACCATCGTGATTACGCACGATATGAACTCGATGATGGAGATTGGCGAAAAAATTATGTTTCTCTACCAGGGCAACAAGCTTTGGGAAGGCGACAGCGACACCATCACGCACTCGACCGTACCCGAACTGAATGAGTTCATCTATGCCAATAAGTTGCTGCGCGAAATTGAAAAGTGAAATCCGCGTTCATCCGCGCAATCCGTTCAATCGGTATTCCCCTGCATGGCCCGCATCAGCACGGTGTTTTCCGGGTCGATCACAACGGAAGCGGGTTTCGTATTCAGTGGCACAGTAAACGTTTGGGTGGGCTGATCCATGACAAGCCGGGCCGTCCGCTGAATTTCGCGACCATTCGCGTCCCGAATGCTGAACGTAAGCGGCACTGTAAAATACGCCCCCGACCGCTGTGCCTGCCGCACGTCGACTGTTAACGCTCGTTTTTTGTCATCGTATTTAGTATTCCAGACCAATTCAGGGTAGCCCGGCTGCGTAAGCCATTGTCGGAAAAACCAGGCTAATTTCTTTCCCGAAACCTGCTCCATAACAGCTTGAAAATCGGCGGTTTGCGCGTTGGCATTGCGATAGCGGGCGTAATATTCACGGATGCCACGCCAGAATGTATCGGTGCCGAGTTCGTGCCGAAGCATGTGTAGCACCCAGCCACCTTTCTGGTATGAATTAGGATTCAACAGATCATTTAAATTGGTGGCCGTTGAGTCGATGATTGTACCTTTGGGCTTAAGGGCGGCAAATCGAAAAATCTGGCCTTTATTCTGGTTCAAGACCGCGTTGAGCGTATCACGTCCGTAGGCATGTTCGAGATACAGGGCCGAGAAATACGTTGCAAAACCCTCGCTCAGCCAAAACTGCGACCAATCGGCTTCGGTAGCCGAATTGCCAAACCACTGATGTGCAATTTCGTGGGCCAGCAAAGCTTCCATGTCCGAATCCTTTCGACCGATGATGGCTTTCTCGTTATAGAAGATACAACTGGCATTCTCCATCCCGCCAAACACTGTGGTTGACTGCACGTTAGCAAGTTTTTCGTAAGAATACGGCCCTACGCGGTCGATGAAAAATTGCAGGATGGCAGCCGCCGGGCGATAGTCAATAAATCCTTTCTGACTGTCATTGGGGTAGAGCCAGCTTTGCACCGGCACCCCGCTTACCGCGCCTACTTCCTCAACTGCAAACCGGGCCGCGCCAATCACCATCACTTTGGTTGGAATGGGCGTATTTTCCTGCCAGCGCGTTCGTTTGCGGGGCGTTGGGCCGGGCAGCGGTTCTTCGGCCAAAAATTTACCGTTGGCAATAACGCGGTATGTCGCGGGCGCATTTACCGTAAAGGCGCAGGTGGCTTTGTCGGACGGATGATCGACTACGGGCAGCCAATGACGGGCGTTGTTGGGCCAGTTATCGCCGAAAAATGTACGTTCGCCAAACTTATTCTGGCTGATAATCAGGCCCTGCGCGGGTGTTCCGTCGTAGCGAATTACAATGTCGGTAGATTGACCCGGTGCGGCAGGAAGATTAACGAATACCCGGTCGTTGCGATGACTGAACGGCAGCGGTTTACCATCGGCGGTCGTTACGCCCCGAACGCGCATTCCGGTAGCATTCGTTTGAGCGGTGTCGGCTTTTATCAAATCGAACCAAACGCTTTGGCGGTCGTCGGCGCGGGTAAACCGAATAGCGGCTTCTCCCTGAATTTGATTGGTTGAGTCGCTGATTGTCAGCGAGAAACTATAATTCAGTACATCAACGCCGGGCTGTGTGTAGCGGGCTGCGTAACCAAGCGGTGGCTGCGCCTGAACACTATTGCAGAACAGTATTAAACTTAAAAAAACGTTGAGCCAGTGTGTGTTTTTTCTTTTCTTCATGCTGTTTTCTTCACTCGTTTATTTCCTGACACAGCTCTATCAGTACGCCGTTGGTGCCTTTCGGATGCAGGAAACACACCAATTTATTATCGGCCCCGCGCTTAGGTATCTCGTTCAGTAACGTAAATCCTTCATCTTTTAGCCGCGCCATCTCCGTCACGATATTATCGACCTCAAACGCCAGATGGTGAATGCCTTCGCCTTTTTTCTCGATGAATTTAGCAATCGGACTATCGGGGCTTGTGGCTTCGAGCAGTTCTATTTTTGTCTGATTCACCCGAAAAAATGACGTTGAAACGCCCTCCGATTCAACCTTCTCTGTTTTGTAGGGCAAAGCGTTCAGCAGCTTACCGAACAGTTCGTTCGACGCGGCTATGTCTCGAACGGCAATACCAATGTGTTCAACGTTAGTGAGCATGGAGTACAGAACTTTTCTGTTTTGCCGAAAGTTAGTAGGTTAGCATGGAAATGCGTCAACATTGACTTTCTTACAACTATGGTTACGGTATCGGAAATCGCCAAAAATAAAATCAACGAACTGCGGCAGAAAGATGGCCTGAACGACAATTACGCCATTCGCGTAGGCGTGCAGGGCGGTGGTTGTTCGGGGTTGATGTACGATTTGCAGTTTGATGCCCAGCAACAACCCACCGACCATGTCGTTGAAGACAAAGGCGTTAAAATTCTGGTCGACCGCAAAAGTCTGCTTTATCTGGCCGGTACGGAACTTGATTTCTCCGATGGTCTGAATGGTAAAGGCTTCCAGTTCAAAAATCCCAATGCCAGCCGTACCTGCGGCTGCGGTGAAAGTTTTGCCGTTTAGTCTGAACCAGGACGCTGGCCCGGCAGGATTAGCCGGGATTTTCCAGATTAAAACAAGATTTAAGGCCGCAATTGCGGCCTTTTTTGTCTTTGAGCCGGTATTTTCCAGATTAAGCAGGATTTTTGCAGCGTCAGCATCAATCTTGTTTAATCCTAAAATCATGGCTAATCCTGGTTCAGACGATTCAGACGGTTCAGACCCCAAACCTGTCAGCTATTCGCGTACTACGCTCACCGAACTGATGATTCCGTCGTATGCCAATTTTGGCGGGCGCGTACACGGCGGTATTCTGCTTTCGCTCATGGACAAGGTTGCCTACGCCTGCGCGGCCAAGCACGCGGGTACGTATTGCGTCACGGTGTCGGTCGATGGCGTCAACTTTCGGCAACCGGTTGAGGTGGGCGAATTGGTGTCGCTGATGGCATCGGTCAATTATGTGGGCCGAACGTCGCTTGTAGTAGGCATTAAGGTGATTGCCGAAAACGTAAAAACGGGCGTGGTGAAGCACACCAACACCAGTTATTTTACGATGGTTGCCAAAGACGATAACGAAAACCCGACCGAAGTGCCGCCCCTCCTGCTCGAAACTCCTGAAGATGCCCGACGTTTTCTCGAAACCATGAAACGCAGAGAACTGCGTGCCAGCTACGCCGAACATTTCGACAATGCCAAAACGCGGATGCTCCTAAGCGAAAACCTAAGCCTGCTGGCAGGCGAGCGGTGTGTTGTTCTGAACCAGGATTAGCCAGGATTTCCAAGATTAAAACAAGATTCTACGCTGCGCTTAGCCGGTATTATCAATCTTGCAGTAATCTTGGAAATCCTGGTTAATCCTGGTTCAAAGTTCTTCCCGCACCTTCTTTGCGCCTGCTACCATGTTTGCCAATTTTTGTTTGGCGGCCCAGCGGGCGGTTTGGCTCAAACCACAGTCGGGAGCCACGGCCAATTTTTCGGCGGGTACGTAGGGCAGGCATTTACGGATACGCTCGGCCACGTCGTCGGGGGTTTCAATGTAGTAGCTTTTTACGTCGATAACGCCCACCGCCACATCGAACTTCTCGGCGAAGCGTTCGAGCAGGTTTACTTCCGAAAAATTCAGAATCGTCATTTCTGAATGCAATTCATCGACGGTCATGTCTAAGAAATCGGGGAGCATGGGCGCAATAGTCTTTTTCCCTACCGACCGGCCTTTGTAATTACCAAAACACAGATGCATCGACAGCCGGGTTTTGCCCACGCCGGGAGCCACCGTCCGGTTAAAAATATCGACAAATCGCTTCGTGTCTTCGCGGTAGGCGTAACAACTCATCGATGGTTCATCGACACAGATTTCAGGCACGCCCAACGCTACCAGGTCCTCAATTTCTTTCCGAACCAGCGGCAACAGAGCTTCGGTTACTTCCCAGCGATCTTTATAGAATGCGCCGGGCAACAGCCGACCACTGAGCGTGTAGGGGCCGGGAATCGACACTTTCAGGCCCTGCCCGGCGGGGGCCAGTCGTTTCAGGCGTTGGTATTCGTCTACTACGCCTAACCCGCGCGGGGCTGTCAGCGGTTCAACAATCGTATGCTTCCCGCGCTGATCGTGGGCAGGGGGGCCGTATTTCCGCAGTTCGGCGTCGTTGTTTTGAATACCATTGATATAGCCATAGAACGACAAATTGAAATCGAAGCGGGTTTGTTCGCCATCGGTAATTACGTCTAAGCCAGCGGCAACCTGGTCATGGATCGACGCTACAACGGCGTCTTCGATCATTTCATTGATGTCGGCGGGGCCAAACTGATAAAGGTTTTGGCTGGAAAATTCGAGCCAGCCCGGAAACGGCATTGAGCCGACAACGGTGGTTTTGATAGGAACAGGTTGCATAGTTCTTTTAACTATAATCACTGATGCGGGCAATTTTACCGTCGGAGAACGCAAAAATTGTTACGCCCCGCAACGAAATGACGTCGCCTGCTTTTTTACCGTTCGGCAAATCAATGGCTAAAATAGCGTTGTAATCAATTTCAGCGGCTGCCGTGCGCTCGCCCAATGTCAGCGAACGAATGGTTTGCTGGCGCATCGTAAACACGCCCAGCGACTGCCGGGCCAGAGCCTCGAACTCGGCTTTTCCGCTGGTAGCCGTGATACCGCTGGTGTTCGATACGTTCTCAAAAACGATAACGTCGTGCAGCAGAGCCAGCATCCCCGGCACGTCCATCCGGTTGTAGGCGGCAATGTACTGGTCAATTTGGTCTTTCATGACAGGCAACAGTACTGCGCCACACCTCGCTGATGTGGCGCAGGGTAAATATCAAAACGGTTTTTTACCAATCAGTTTTTTAACAACCTCCTTCAGCAGAACAGGTAGCGTGAAATGATGGCTAACGGCATACCGAAACTTGCCGGTATTAATGGTTTCAATGGGTTTGCCGTTTTCGCTGTGTTGCACTACTTTTCCCGTGGCGATGTTGATAACGTGCCGCAGGTTGAGGTTGCTGGCAAACATATCCGAAAAGCGGGGCGAGTAGTACATGCATCCCTCAAAATAATAATGCGTCACCTGCGACCAGCGCGTTACATTACCGCCTTTTATGGGCATACCGCCGTGAACCAAGTTCGATGACCAGATCAGCACATCGCCCTTCTTCATGTGTACCTCCTTCCGCTCGTATCCCTGCGATTCCATGAACTCTTCCATAAAATCTTCGTAATGATGATACTCGGCGTAGTTCTCCTCGGCTTCGATGCCGATGTTGAAGTAGTTGAACTCTTCCTGCCGGTGCGAACGCGGATAGTAGAACAGCGGGCCGTTGTCGACATGGGTGTCTTCGAGCGCAACCCATACACCACACATAAATCGGGCGGGCGTACTGCTAAAGTGGATGGTGTCAGAATGGGCGCGCTGCTGGGTGCCGAACTTGAAGTTCAGCGTCTGAAACGGGATGGGTTCGCGGTCGTAGAGCATCCGTAGCACATCGAAAATAGCGGGCTGACTGGCTATTTCGCGGACAGTAGCGTATTTCTTCCAGATATCCTGATGTCGGTTAGGCTCTTCACCCACGCGGGCAGGGAATTCTGGTTCGAGGTCGCGAACGGCGCGGTTGATCAGGTCATGGCTAACCTGCTGTCGGAGCAACAAAAATCCTTCGTGGTGGTAATGAACCGCCTGCTCGTGCTGCTCAGGCGTAAGCTGTTTTTCAGCCAGCAGGTCGGCAAAAAAAGGCGATTCGACCCAGGGCAGATTCATGCGCTGGGCCACGGCAACGTTTTTCATTGGGTATGGGTTTAGAGAGATGTTTCATCTGTTTATCAAGTAGTTGCTTTTGCTAATTTCATGCCAATTGGATCCCAGTGGATAACTTTCCGCTGATCGGCACTTAAGTTAGCCGCCAGTGAGGGCGCGGCTGCACGCAAACCAAATTCAGCATCTTCGCGTACCAGCGAAGGCTTATTCTCGCGAATGGCATTAAAAAACACAATCATGTGATCGAACCGGTCGTCGTAGCCTTCGGGAGCTGCATAGGTTTCGACCGGCTCATTCTTTACATCCCGCGTGAACTGGTCAGACGGGTATTTCTGGCCGTATTGCTGAACAAACTGCTCCTGCATGGCTTTCGGGTAAGTGAACAGCGCGTCGTAGCCAGTGCTGTACATAGGAGCGTTGGGCCGCTTGAGCCGGTTCATCGTAAACTCGTTCCAGCCAATGTCGATTACCCCCTCTGTGCCAACCAATCGGGTATGGATACTCCCCCCCGATCCAGCAGCTAAATTGACGCGGGTTGTAAACTGAAACGACTCGTGTTTATCGGTTTTCGGGTAATCCATGATGGCCGTAACAAGATCGTAGGCATCGCGGCCATCTTTCCAGAAATTCAGGTCGCCGAGGGCAAAAATGCGGGTCGGTCCTTTCGACTCGGTAATGGTATGTACGCCCGTAATGAGATGAACGAATAAATCGCCGGCTACGCCCGTGCCGTAGTCTTTGTAGTTGCGCCACCGAAAAAATCGCTCGGGCTGAAACGGTCGTTTGGGCGCATCGCCGAGGTAGCGGTCCCAGTCAACGTCTTTGGGGTCGAGGTTAGGCGGCATGGTATACTGCCACGCGCCCAGCGCATCGGTGCGGTCGAGAAACGTTTCAACCGACGTCAGTTCGCCAATGGCACCAGCTTCGTAGCGTTTTTTGGC from Spirosoma montaniterrae encodes:
- a CDS encoding MlaE family ABC transporter permease, translating into MSRLGSYFIFLGTLFRNREKLRVYLGLILNECVSIGVGSIFIVALVNTFIGAVTCVQTAYNLTNPFVPKNIIALIVRDSTILELAPTLSCIVLAGKVGSNIAGELGTMRITEQIDALEVMGINSSSYLVLPKVIASILMFPLLVIMAAFLSILGGYIAGTLAGVISPEDYVSGLRFEYKPFGVTFALIKTVVFAFLISTISAYQGYNVRGGALEVGSASTSAVTNSCIAVVAADFILTQLLLT
- a CDS encoding M1 family metallopeptidase; amino-acid sequence: MKKRKNTHWLNVFLSLILFCNSVQAQPPLGYAARYTQPGVDVLNYSFSLTISDSTNQIQGEAAIRFTRADDRQSVWFDLIKADTAQTNATGMRVRGVTTADGKPLPFSHRNDRVFVNLPAAPGQSTDIVIRYDGTPAQGLIISQNKFGERTFFGDNWPNNARHWLPVVDHPSDKATCAFTVNAPATYRVIANGKFLAEEPLPGPTPRKRTRWQENTPIPTKVMVIGAARFAVEEVGAVSGVPVQSWLYPNDSQKGFIDYRPAAAILQFFIDRVGPYSYEKLANVQSTTVFGGMENASCIFYNEKAIIGRKDSDMEALLAHEIAHQWFGNSATEADWSQFWLSEGFATYFSALYLEHAYGRDTLNAVLNQNKGQIFRFAALKPKGTIIDSTATNLNDLLNPNSYQKGGWVLHMLRHELGTDTFWRGIREYYARYRNANAQTADFQAVMEQVSGKKLAWFFRQWLTQPGYPELVWNTKYDDKKRALTVDVRQAQRSGAYFTVPLTFSIRDANGREIQRTARLVMDQPTQTFTVPLNTKPASVVIDPENTVLMRAMQGNTD
- a CDS encoding acyl-CoA thioesterase translates to MANPGSDDSDGSDPKPVSYSRTTLTELMIPSYANFGGRVHGGILLSLMDKVAYACAAKHAGTYCVTVSVDGVNFRQPVEVGELVSLMASVNYVGRTSLVVGIKVIAENVKTGVVKHTNTSYFTMVAKDDNENPTEVPPLLLETPEDARRFLETMKRRELRASYAEHFDNAKTRMLLSENLSLLAGERCVVLNQD
- a CDS encoding HesB/IscA family protein, with the translated sequence MVTVSEIAKNKINELRQKDGLNDNYAIRVGVQGGGCSGLMYDLQFDAQQQPTDHVVEDKGVKILVDRKSLLYLAGTELDFSDGLNGKGFQFKNPNASRTCGCGESFAV
- a CDS encoding ABC transporter ATP-binding protein; translated protein: MIEIKNITKTFGDRQVLAGIDGTFRPGDTSLIIGGSGTGKSVLLKCMIGLIKPDSGEVLYDGRNFLTSNIDEQKAIRREMGVLFQGSALFDSKTVLENVRFPLDMLTEKPEDEKVARAHECLQRVGLEGAADRMPSEISGGMKKRVGIARSIVLNPKYLFCDEPNSGLDPLTSIKIDQLIKEITDEYKITTIVITHDMNSMMEIGEKIMFLYQGNKLWEGDSDTITHSTVPELNEFIYANKLLREIEK
- a CDS encoding ROK family protein yields the protein MSSAEYLGIDVGGTNVKMGIVEADTGKISNFYSHDTISWRKSGHFMDRFGDAVALQLLANKDVKRVGIGLPGMLSADRTVAIEITAIPEINNTPIVDILTRRFAGVQFFLANDANAAALGEYYFAEEKITENYIFITLGTGVGGAAIINKKIFTGGDGNAMEPGHIPSRNGRVLERNIGKVELLQLANQRRQEFKGETQLPGDGDISTTGLVAAAAEGDELAQQIWDEVGEMLGEALASLIKVLDIKQVLIGGGLSASFDYIMPAVNRMLDYWLNPYYKNGLSIKKATLGNDAGLLGAASLCFE
- a CDS encoding nuclear transport factor 2 family protein; this encodes MKDQIDQYIAAYNRMDVPGMLALLHDVIVFENVSNTSGITATSGKAEFEALARQSLGVFTMRQQTIRSLTLGERTAAAEIDYNAILAIDLPNGKKAGDVISLRGVTIFAFSDGKIARISDYS
- a CDS encoding phytanoyl-CoA dioxygenase family protein; translated protein: MKNVAVAQRMNLPWVESPFFADLLAEKQLTPEQHEQAVHYHHEGFLLLRQQVSHDLINRAVRDLEPEFPARVGEEPNRHQDIWKKYATVREIASQPAIFDVLRMLYDREPIPFQTLNFKFGTQQRAHSDTIHFSSTPARFMCGVWVALEDTHVDNGPLFYYPRSHRQEEFNYFNIGIEAEENYAEYHHYEDFMEEFMESQGYERKEVHMKKGDVLIWSSNLVHGGMPIKGGNVTRWSQVTHYYFEGCMYYSPRFSDMFASNLNLRHVINIATGKVVQHSENGKPIETINTGKFRYAVSHHFTLPVLLKEVVKKLIGKKPF
- a CDS encoding carboxylesterase/lipase family protein, giving the protein MKTYLTSILLALGFSSVTLAQTTPTRVQVANGTLEGRVEATGIRSFKGIPFAQPPVGDLRWREPQPPKNWQGVRQADKFGPRAMQRPIFGDMNFRSNGVSEDCLYLNVWTPAKSGNEKLPVLVYFYGGGFMAGDGSEPRYDGESMAKRGIVALTVNYRLNVFGFMAHPELTKESPNKASGNYGLLDQSAALRWVQQNIAAFGGDPKRVTIAGESAGSASVSAQMVSPLSKNLIAGAIGESGSIMGTLTPVSLAEAEKAGVAFAESLGATSLAALRALSAEQVLEATAKPNVGRFGLVVDGYFLPKPAHEIMAAGEQARVPLLAGWNSEEMNYRFMLGAEPITPESYKKAVEKAYGPQANEVLKLYPGATAEEAMQSATDLSGDRFIGFSTWKWTDMHARTGGGKPVYRYYYARPRPAMTAEMGNATPGLAGGVIRNTDTSAPKAPPAKGAVHSAEIEYAMGNLATNKVYAWTPDDHKVSETMQAYFANFIKTGNPNGSGLPKWSAVKPAGPAEIMVIDVNTRPETEKNRERYLFLDRFMVR
- a CDS encoding SDR family oxidoreductase, with product MNPLIVVTGGTKGIGRAIVDKFTANGFDAIVCARSVDGVAGPNMLPFAADLSTREGVNQLVNYVKSLGRPVDVLVNNTGTFQPGQIHNEAEGTFEQLMNTNVASAYHLTRGLVGEMMARRQGHIFMMCSTASITAYTNGGSYCISKFALLGMSRVLREELKPHGVKVTAILPGATLTTSWEGTDLPEDRFMKPDDVADSTWAAYTLSKSAVVEEILIRPQLGDI
- the mce gene encoding methylmalonyl-CoA epimerase, with the translated sequence MLTNVEHIGIAVRDIAASNELFGKLLNALPYKTEKVESEGVSTSFFRVNQTKIELLEATSPDSPIAKFIEKKGEGIHHLAFEVDNIVTEMARLKDEGFTLLNEIPKRGADNKLVCFLHPKGTNGVLIELCQEINE